One region of Eupeodes corollae chromosome 1, idEupCoro1.1, whole genome shotgun sequence genomic DNA includes:
- the LOC129940920 gene encoding uncharacterized protein C15orf61 homolog yields MRITSLLLKPKASEVLTAYLKQCNEPPWTSYFVKLKDVQNDQYGRSHFNWTLDTGTNYHILRTGCYPYLKYHCSKREYQDLTIEDKFFRFLKIVNFGLPMLFYGLAAIRLISHTEVVDVNEKTKVPIYFLYEEDKGSRF; encoded by the exons ATGAGAATCACAAGCTTATTGCTGAAGCCCAAAGCCTCAGAAGTTCTTACAGCTTATCTCAAACAATGCAATGAACCACCATGGACATCTTATTTTGTTAAG TTGAAAGATGTACAAAACGACCAATACGGACGTTCCCACTTCAATTGGACACTAGATACCGGAACTAATTATCATATCCTGCGAACTGGTTGCTATCCCTACTTGAAATACCATTGCAGTAAAAGAGAATACCAGGATCTAACGATTGAAGATAAATTCTTTAGGTTTCTTAAGATtgtaaattttg gtCTTCCAATGTTGTTCTATGGTTTAGCTGCGATCCGTTTGATAAGTCACACGGAAGTTGTTGATGTTAATGAAAAAACTAAAGTAccaatatattttctatacGAAGAGGACAAAGGTTcacgtttttaa